The genome window AAGTAATTGTTTTTTTACTCGGGTTATGTATTGGTAGCTTTTTAAATGTATGCATTTACAGACTTCCACTTTCTAAACCGATTCCCAAGCCTTCCAGATCTGTTTGCCCTGATTGCGGCTCTATAATACGTTTTTATGATAATATTCCCGTTGTGAGCTACCTTCTCTTAAAAAGGAGGTGCCGGCATTGTGGTTTTATAATACCCTTCCGTTATCCCCTGGTTGAAATCTCAGGCGGTCTTTTTGCACTTTTGATTTTAAAACAATTTGGACTTTCCCTATATTCTTTTGTATATTTTGTTTTCATAGCCGTCCTTATCGTTGTTACCTTTATTGACCTTGATCACAGGATTATACCGGATGTAATAACACTTCCCGGCATACCGATCTTTTTCGGCC of Desulfosarcina sp. BuS5 contains these proteins:
- a CDS encoding prepilin peptidase; its protein translation is MISFYVEVIVFLLGLCIGSFLNVCIYRLPLSKPIPKPSRSVCPDCGSIIRFYDNIPVVSYLLLKRRCRHCGFIIPFRYPLVEISGGLFALLILKQFGLSLYSFVYFVFIAVLIVVTFIDLDHRIIPDVITLPGIPIFFGLAFLLPESDWVNSVLGILVGGGSLLTVAWVYALLTGKEGMGGGDIKLLAMAGALVGWKGVLFTIFVSSAAGALIGIILMLRTRKGLKLAVPFGPFIALGAVVYVFFGPVLINWYFNLL